The Cloeon dipterum chromosome 3, ieCloDipt1.1, whole genome shotgun sequence genome includes a region encoding these proteins:
- the FipoQ gene encoding F-box/LRR-repeat protein 2 isoform X2, producing MDTVGEQIIISINSINTGLISGIAGADEMSRQAQAQRIIEKLTIEKVPDKVLLHIFSYLSHREICKLATICKKWRQTAYDTRLWSAVSLRPEISGLHVLNLESLLTLISVRFGASLRYIELPIELITHHVFHELANKCPNLTHMLLDFSTAMQLHDFSEMQAFPTKLKYLCICLSEVIFMEGFMRKIYNFINGLEILHLVGTYEKVEEEEEEVYEVINVHKLKAATPNLRVINMYGITFVDDSHIEAFSSNCIQLECLAVNFCNKVTGSCLKTVFQRSKGLKCLLMNQTSLQSQHLMQVEWEKTAIQELDISATDLSTECLIDMLTRIPALRYLSAGQINGFNDSVMKAFMEQGNPRNIVGLDLDASDNLSDEAIHRFVTKYGHQLQALSLSGMPHITDQLWQAILPIIKNIKIIIMGTQERLGVNIHVDQLMDGIANHCLQLERLELRWDPENLRFSDKSQKAIDILRVKCLKLRALGLSDGRYYEIVKANFERADRNTVVRAITACRVSTYYILQNYKELIFN from the exons ATGGATACAGTGGGTGAACAAATCATCATCAGCATTAACAGCATCAACACTGGCCTCATCTCGGGAATCGCTGGCGCGGACGAAATGAGTCGACAGGCGCAGGCACAGCGGATCATAGAAAAACTT ACCATCGAAAAGGTGCCAGACAAGGTGCTGCTGCACATCTTCTCCTACCTGTCGCACCGCGAGATCTGCAAGCTTGCGACAATTTGCAAGAAATGGCGCCAAACTGCTTACGACACCAGGCTCTGGTCTGCGGTCTCTCTCCGTCCCGAAATCTCCGGTCTGCACGTCCTCAACCTTGAATCTCTTCTCACTCTCATCAG CGTTCGTTTCGGTGCTTCTTTGAGGTACATCGAGCTGCCGATTGAGCTGATCACCCACCACGTTTTCCACGAGCTCGCCAACAAGTGTCCAAACCTGACGCACATGTTGCTCGACTTCTCCACTGCCATGCAGTTGCACGATTTCAGTGAAATGCAG GCATTTCCAACGAAATTGAAATACTTGTGCATTTGCCTCTCGGAGGTCATCTTCATGGAGGGTTTCATGaggaaaatttacaatttcattAATGGTTTGGAAATCCTCCACCTTGTAG GTACGTATGAAAAGGttgaggaggaagaggaagaaGTCTACGAGGTCATCAACGTGCACAAACTGAAAGCAGCCACCCCTAATTTGCGAGTCATCAATATGTATGGAATCACTTTTGTCGACGACAGCCACATTGAAGCATTTTCTTCCAACTGTATTCAG TTGGAGTGCTTGGCTGTGAATTTCTGCAATAAAGTGACGGGTTCCTGCCTAAAAACCGTCTTCCAACGAAGCAAAGGACTCAAGTGTCTTCTGATGAACCAGACTA gcttGCAGAGTCAGCACTTGATGCAGGTTGAGTGGGAGAAGACAGCGATTCAGGAGCTGGACATTTCCGCCACTGACCTGTCCACCGAGTGCCTGATCGACATGCTGACCAGAATTCCAGCCCTCCGCTACCTCAGCGCTGGACAAATCAACGGATTCAACGACTCC GTCATGAAAGCGTTCATGGAGCAGGGAAACCCACGCAACATCGTGGGCCTCGATTTGGACGCTTCGGACAACCTGAGCGACGAGGCCATCCACAGGTTCGTGACCAAGTACGGACACCAATTGCAGGCGCTGTCGCTTTCTGGAATGCCGCACATTACCGACCAGCTGTGGCAGGCCATTCTGcccattattaaaaacattaa GATCATCATCATGGGAACACAGGAGCGTCTCGGCGTCAACATCCACGTGGACCAGTTGATGGACGGAATCGCCAACCACTGCCTGCAACTGGAGCGATTGGAATTGCGCTGGGACCCTGAAAACCTCAGGTTCTCCGATAAGAGTCAGAAGGCCATCGACATTCTGCGCGTCAAGTGCCTCAAGCTGAGGGCTCTTGGACTCAG TGACGGCCGGTACTACGAAATCGTCAAAGCCAATTTCGAGCGCGCTGACAGGAACACCGTCGTGAGAGCCATCACCGCCTGCAGGGTTTCCACTTATTACATCCtgcaaaattacaaagaaCTTATCTTCaactga
- the FipoQ gene encoding F-box/LRR-repeat protein 2 isoform X3 encodes MDRRMSNWNNINLEAFQNSGAHLFDQRQYSVRPSAKKRRIKMTIEKVPDKVLLHIFSYLSHREICKLATICKKWRQTAYDTRLWSAVSLRPEISGLHVLNLESLLTLISVRFGASLRYIELPIELITHHVFHELANKCPNLTHMLLDFSTAMQLHDFSEMQAFPTKLKYLCICLSEVIFMEGFMRKIYNFINGLEILHLVGTYEKVEEEEEEVYEVINVHKLKAATPNLRVINMYGITFVDDSHIEAFSSNCIQLECLAVNFCNKVTGSCLKTVFQRSKGLKCLLMNQTSLQSQHLMQVEWEKTAIQELDISATDLSTECLIDMLTRIPALRYLSAGQINGFNDSVMKAFMEQGNPRNIVGLDLDASDNLSDEAIHRFVTKYGHQLQALSLSGMPHITDQLWQAILPIIKNIKIIIMGTQERLGVNIHVDQLMDGIANHCLQLERLELRWDPENLRFSDKSQKAIDILRVKCLKLRALGLSDGRYYEIVKANFERADRNTVVRAITACRVSTYYILQNYKELIFN; translated from the exons ATGGACCGGCGAATGTCGAACTGGAACAACATCAACCTAGAGGCCTTTCAAAATTCGGGGGCGCACTTATTTGACCAGCGGCAGTATAGTGTACGGCCGAGCGCCAAGAAAAGGAGGATTAAAATG ACCATCGAAAAGGTGCCAGACAAGGTGCTGCTGCACATCTTCTCCTACCTGTCGCACCGCGAGATCTGCAAGCTTGCGACAATTTGCAAGAAATGGCGCCAAACTGCTTACGACACCAGGCTCTGGTCTGCGGTCTCTCTCCGTCCCGAAATCTCCGGTCTGCACGTCCTCAACCTTGAATCTCTTCTCACTCTCATCAG CGTTCGTTTCGGTGCTTCTTTGAGGTACATCGAGCTGCCGATTGAGCTGATCACCCACCACGTTTTCCACGAGCTCGCCAACAAGTGTCCAAACCTGACGCACATGTTGCTCGACTTCTCCACTGCCATGCAGTTGCACGATTTCAGTGAAATGCAG GCATTTCCAACGAAATTGAAATACTTGTGCATTTGCCTCTCGGAGGTCATCTTCATGGAGGGTTTCATGaggaaaatttacaatttcattAATGGTTTGGAAATCCTCCACCTTGTAG GTACGTATGAAAAGGttgaggaggaagaggaagaaGTCTACGAGGTCATCAACGTGCACAAACTGAAAGCAGCCACCCCTAATTTGCGAGTCATCAATATGTATGGAATCACTTTTGTCGACGACAGCCACATTGAAGCATTTTCTTCCAACTGTATTCAG TTGGAGTGCTTGGCTGTGAATTTCTGCAATAAAGTGACGGGTTCCTGCCTAAAAACCGTCTTCCAACGAAGCAAAGGACTCAAGTGTCTTCTGATGAACCAGACTA gcttGCAGAGTCAGCACTTGATGCAGGTTGAGTGGGAGAAGACAGCGATTCAGGAGCTGGACATTTCCGCCACTGACCTGTCCACCGAGTGCCTGATCGACATGCTGACCAGAATTCCAGCCCTCCGCTACCTCAGCGCTGGACAAATCAACGGATTCAACGACTCC GTCATGAAAGCGTTCATGGAGCAGGGAAACCCACGCAACATCGTGGGCCTCGATTTGGACGCTTCGGACAACCTGAGCGACGAGGCCATCCACAGGTTCGTGACCAAGTACGGACACCAATTGCAGGCGCTGTCGCTTTCTGGAATGCCGCACATTACCGACCAGCTGTGGCAGGCCATTCTGcccattattaaaaacattaa GATCATCATCATGGGAACACAGGAGCGTCTCGGCGTCAACATCCACGTGGACCAGTTGATGGACGGAATCGCCAACCACTGCCTGCAACTGGAGCGATTGGAATTGCGCTGGGACCCTGAAAACCTCAGGTTCTCCGATAAGAGTCAGAAGGCCATCGACATTCTGCGCGTCAAGTGCCTCAAGCTGAGGGCTCTTGGACTCAG TGACGGCCGGTACTACGAAATCGTCAAAGCCAATTTCGAGCGCGCTGACAGGAACACCGTCGTGAGAGCCATCACCGCCTGCAGGGTTTCCACTTATTACATCCtgcaaaattacaaagaaCTTATCTTCaactga
- the FipoQ gene encoding F-box/LRR-repeat protein 2 isoform X1 has translation MDSWGQLSGQFAVASVANRGEDEKGFLTKAKWGQLTHQESTDENGEPKSQFADTTIEKVPDKVLLHIFSYLSHREICKLATICKKWRQTAYDTRLWSAVSLRPEISGLHVLNLESLLTLISVRFGASLRYIELPIELITHHVFHELANKCPNLTHMLLDFSTAMQLHDFSEMQAFPTKLKYLCICLSEVIFMEGFMRKIYNFINGLEILHLVGTYEKVEEEEEEVYEVINVHKLKAATPNLRVINMYGITFVDDSHIEAFSSNCIQLECLAVNFCNKVTGSCLKTVFQRSKGLKCLLMNQTSLQSQHLMQVEWEKTAIQELDISATDLSTECLIDMLTRIPALRYLSAGQINGFNDSVMKAFMEQGNPRNIVGLDLDASDNLSDEAIHRFVTKYGHQLQALSLSGMPHITDQLWQAILPIIKNIKIIIMGTQERLGVNIHVDQLMDGIANHCLQLERLELRWDPENLRFSDKSQKAIDILRVKCLKLRALGLSDGRYYEIVKANFERADRNTVVRAITACRVSTYYILQNYKELIFN, from the exons atGGATTCGTGGGGCCAGTTGTCCGGCCAGTTCGCGGTCGCCTCGGTGGCCAACCGCGGTGAGGACGAGAAGGGATTCCTCACCAAAGCG AAATGGGGCCAATTGACTCATCAAGAATCCACGGACGAGAACGGAGAGCCGAAAAGTCAATTCGCAGACACG ACCATCGAAAAGGTGCCAGACAAGGTGCTGCTGCACATCTTCTCCTACCTGTCGCACCGCGAGATCTGCAAGCTTGCGACAATTTGCAAGAAATGGCGCCAAACTGCTTACGACACCAGGCTCTGGTCTGCGGTCTCTCTCCGTCCCGAAATCTCCGGTCTGCACGTCCTCAACCTTGAATCTCTTCTCACTCTCATCAG CGTTCGTTTCGGTGCTTCTTTGAGGTACATCGAGCTGCCGATTGAGCTGATCACCCACCACGTTTTCCACGAGCTCGCCAACAAGTGTCCAAACCTGACGCACATGTTGCTCGACTTCTCCACTGCCATGCAGTTGCACGATTTCAGTGAAATGCAG GCATTTCCAACGAAATTGAAATACTTGTGCATTTGCCTCTCGGAGGTCATCTTCATGGAGGGTTTCATGaggaaaatttacaatttcattAATGGTTTGGAAATCCTCCACCTTGTAG GTACGTATGAAAAGGttgaggaggaagaggaagaaGTCTACGAGGTCATCAACGTGCACAAACTGAAAGCAGCCACCCCTAATTTGCGAGTCATCAATATGTATGGAATCACTTTTGTCGACGACAGCCACATTGAAGCATTTTCTTCCAACTGTATTCAG TTGGAGTGCTTGGCTGTGAATTTCTGCAATAAAGTGACGGGTTCCTGCCTAAAAACCGTCTTCCAACGAAGCAAAGGACTCAAGTGTCTTCTGATGAACCAGACTA gcttGCAGAGTCAGCACTTGATGCAGGTTGAGTGGGAGAAGACAGCGATTCAGGAGCTGGACATTTCCGCCACTGACCTGTCCACCGAGTGCCTGATCGACATGCTGACCAGAATTCCAGCCCTCCGCTACCTCAGCGCTGGACAAATCAACGGATTCAACGACTCC GTCATGAAAGCGTTCATGGAGCAGGGAAACCCACGCAACATCGTGGGCCTCGATTTGGACGCTTCGGACAACCTGAGCGACGAGGCCATCCACAGGTTCGTGACCAAGTACGGACACCAATTGCAGGCGCTGTCGCTTTCTGGAATGCCGCACATTACCGACCAGCTGTGGCAGGCCATTCTGcccattattaaaaacattaa GATCATCATCATGGGAACACAGGAGCGTCTCGGCGTCAACATCCACGTGGACCAGTTGATGGACGGAATCGCCAACCACTGCCTGCAACTGGAGCGATTGGAATTGCGCTGGGACCCTGAAAACCTCAGGTTCTCCGATAAGAGTCAGAAGGCCATCGACATTCTGCGCGTCAAGTGCCTCAAGCTGAGGGCTCTTGGACTCAG TGACGGCCGGTACTACGAAATCGTCAAAGCCAATTTCGAGCGCGCTGACAGGAACACCGTCGTGAGAGCCATCACCGCCTGCAGGGTTTCCACTTATTACATCCtgcaaaattacaaagaaCTTATCTTCaactga
- the FipoQ gene encoding F-box/LRR-repeat protein 2 isoform X4 gives MDSWGQLSGQFAVASVANRGEDEKGFLTKATIEKVPDKVLLHIFSYLSHREICKLATICKKWRQTAYDTRLWSAVSLRPEISGLHVLNLESLLTLISVRFGASLRYIELPIELITHHVFHELANKCPNLTHMLLDFSTAMQLHDFSEMQAFPTKLKYLCICLSEVIFMEGFMRKIYNFINGLEILHLVGTYEKVEEEEEEVYEVINVHKLKAATPNLRVINMYGITFVDDSHIEAFSSNCIQLECLAVNFCNKVTGSCLKTVFQRSKGLKCLLMNQTSLQSQHLMQVEWEKTAIQELDISATDLSTECLIDMLTRIPALRYLSAGQINGFNDSVMKAFMEQGNPRNIVGLDLDASDNLSDEAIHRFVTKYGHQLQALSLSGMPHITDQLWQAILPIIKNIKIIIMGTQERLGVNIHVDQLMDGIANHCLQLERLELRWDPENLRFSDKSQKAIDILRVKCLKLRALGLSDGRYYEIVKANFERADRNTVVRAITACRVSTYYILQNYKELIFN, from the exons atGGATTCGTGGGGCCAGTTGTCCGGCCAGTTCGCGGTCGCCTCGGTGGCCAACCGCGGTGAGGACGAGAAGGGATTCCTCACCAAAGCG ACCATCGAAAAGGTGCCAGACAAGGTGCTGCTGCACATCTTCTCCTACCTGTCGCACCGCGAGATCTGCAAGCTTGCGACAATTTGCAAGAAATGGCGCCAAACTGCTTACGACACCAGGCTCTGGTCTGCGGTCTCTCTCCGTCCCGAAATCTCCGGTCTGCACGTCCTCAACCTTGAATCTCTTCTCACTCTCATCAG CGTTCGTTTCGGTGCTTCTTTGAGGTACATCGAGCTGCCGATTGAGCTGATCACCCACCACGTTTTCCACGAGCTCGCCAACAAGTGTCCAAACCTGACGCACATGTTGCTCGACTTCTCCACTGCCATGCAGTTGCACGATTTCAGTGAAATGCAG GCATTTCCAACGAAATTGAAATACTTGTGCATTTGCCTCTCGGAGGTCATCTTCATGGAGGGTTTCATGaggaaaatttacaatttcattAATGGTTTGGAAATCCTCCACCTTGTAG GTACGTATGAAAAGGttgaggaggaagaggaagaaGTCTACGAGGTCATCAACGTGCACAAACTGAAAGCAGCCACCCCTAATTTGCGAGTCATCAATATGTATGGAATCACTTTTGTCGACGACAGCCACATTGAAGCATTTTCTTCCAACTGTATTCAG TTGGAGTGCTTGGCTGTGAATTTCTGCAATAAAGTGACGGGTTCCTGCCTAAAAACCGTCTTCCAACGAAGCAAAGGACTCAAGTGTCTTCTGATGAACCAGACTA gcttGCAGAGTCAGCACTTGATGCAGGTTGAGTGGGAGAAGACAGCGATTCAGGAGCTGGACATTTCCGCCACTGACCTGTCCACCGAGTGCCTGATCGACATGCTGACCAGAATTCCAGCCCTCCGCTACCTCAGCGCTGGACAAATCAACGGATTCAACGACTCC GTCATGAAAGCGTTCATGGAGCAGGGAAACCCACGCAACATCGTGGGCCTCGATTTGGACGCTTCGGACAACCTGAGCGACGAGGCCATCCACAGGTTCGTGACCAAGTACGGACACCAATTGCAGGCGCTGTCGCTTTCTGGAATGCCGCACATTACCGACCAGCTGTGGCAGGCCATTCTGcccattattaaaaacattaa GATCATCATCATGGGAACACAGGAGCGTCTCGGCGTCAACATCCACGTGGACCAGTTGATGGACGGAATCGCCAACCACTGCCTGCAACTGGAGCGATTGGAATTGCGCTGGGACCCTGAAAACCTCAGGTTCTCCGATAAGAGTCAGAAGGCCATCGACATTCTGCGCGTCAAGTGCCTCAAGCTGAGGGCTCTTGGACTCAG TGACGGCCGGTACTACGAAATCGTCAAAGCCAATTTCGAGCGCGCTGACAGGAACACCGTCGTGAGAGCCATCACCGCCTGCAGGGTTTCCACTTATTACATCCtgcaaaattacaaagaaCTTATCTTCaactga
- the FipoQ gene encoding F-box/LRR-repeat protein 2 isoform X5: MDIALSKWGQLTHQESTDENGEPKSQFADTTIEKVPDKVLLHIFSYLSHREICKLATICKKWRQTAYDTRLWSAVSLRPEISGLHVLNLESLLTLISVRFGASLRYIELPIELITHHVFHELANKCPNLTHMLLDFSTAMQLHDFSEMQAFPTKLKYLCICLSEVIFMEGFMRKIYNFINGLEILHLVGTYEKVEEEEEEVYEVINVHKLKAATPNLRVINMYGITFVDDSHIEAFSSNCIQLECLAVNFCNKVTGSCLKTVFQRSKGLKCLLMNQTSLQSQHLMQVEWEKTAIQELDISATDLSTECLIDMLTRIPALRYLSAGQINGFNDSVMKAFMEQGNPRNIVGLDLDASDNLSDEAIHRFVTKYGHQLQALSLSGMPHITDQLWQAILPIIKNIKIIIMGTQERLGVNIHVDQLMDGIANHCLQLERLELRWDPENLRFSDKSQKAIDILRVKCLKLRALGLSDGRYYEIVKANFERADRNTVVRAITACRVSTYYILQNYKELIFN; encoded by the exons ATGGATATTGCCCTCAgc AAATGGGGCCAATTGACTCATCAAGAATCCACGGACGAGAACGGAGAGCCGAAAAGTCAATTCGCAGACACG ACCATCGAAAAGGTGCCAGACAAGGTGCTGCTGCACATCTTCTCCTACCTGTCGCACCGCGAGATCTGCAAGCTTGCGACAATTTGCAAGAAATGGCGCCAAACTGCTTACGACACCAGGCTCTGGTCTGCGGTCTCTCTCCGTCCCGAAATCTCCGGTCTGCACGTCCTCAACCTTGAATCTCTTCTCACTCTCATCAG CGTTCGTTTCGGTGCTTCTTTGAGGTACATCGAGCTGCCGATTGAGCTGATCACCCACCACGTTTTCCACGAGCTCGCCAACAAGTGTCCAAACCTGACGCACATGTTGCTCGACTTCTCCACTGCCATGCAGTTGCACGATTTCAGTGAAATGCAG GCATTTCCAACGAAATTGAAATACTTGTGCATTTGCCTCTCGGAGGTCATCTTCATGGAGGGTTTCATGaggaaaatttacaatttcattAATGGTTTGGAAATCCTCCACCTTGTAG GTACGTATGAAAAGGttgaggaggaagaggaagaaGTCTACGAGGTCATCAACGTGCACAAACTGAAAGCAGCCACCCCTAATTTGCGAGTCATCAATATGTATGGAATCACTTTTGTCGACGACAGCCACATTGAAGCATTTTCTTCCAACTGTATTCAG TTGGAGTGCTTGGCTGTGAATTTCTGCAATAAAGTGACGGGTTCCTGCCTAAAAACCGTCTTCCAACGAAGCAAAGGACTCAAGTGTCTTCTGATGAACCAGACTA gcttGCAGAGTCAGCACTTGATGCAGGTTGAGTGGGAGAAGACAGCGATTCAGGAGCTGGACATTTCCGCCACTGACCTGTCCACCGAGTGCCTGATCGACATGCTGACCAGAATTCCAGCCCTCCGCTACCTCAGCGCTGGACAAATCAACGGATTCAACGACTCC GTCATGAAAGCGTTCATGGAGCAGGGAAACCCACGCAACATCGTGGGCCTCGATTTGGACGCTTCGGACAACCTGAGCGACGAGGCCATCCACAGGTTCGTGACCAAGTACGGACACCAATTGCAGGCGCTGTCGCTTTCTGGAATGCCGCACATTACCGACCAGCTGTGGCAGGCCATTCTGcccattattaaaaacattaa GATCATCATCATGGGAACACAGGAGCGTCTCGGCGTCAACATCCACGTGGACCAGTTGATGGACGGAATCGCCAACCACTGCCTGCAACTGGAGCGATTGGAATTGCGCTGGGACCCTGAAAACCTCAGGTTCTCCGATAAGAGTCAGAAGGCCATCGACATTCTGCGCGTCAAGTGCCTCAAGCTGAGGGCTCTTGGACTCAG TGACGGCCGGTACTACGAAATCGTCAAAGCCAATTTCGAGCGCGCTGACAGGAACACCGTCGTGAGAGCCATCACCGCCTGCAGGGTTTCCACTTATTACATCCtgcaaaattacaaagaaCTTATCTTCaactga
- the Fdh gene encoding alcohol dehydrogenase class-3 — MSDTVGKVITCKAAVAWEAKKPLVIEEVQVAPPKAGEVRLKVLATGVCHTDAYTLDGHDSEGKFPCILGHEGGGIVESVGDGVTEFQIGDHVVPLYIPQCRDCKFCKSPKTNLCSKIRTTQGQGVMPDGTTRFTCKGSEVFHFMGCSTFSEYTVVSEISLCKVDPKAPLDTVCLLGCGISTGYGAALNTAKVEPGSTCAIFGLGAVGLAAAMGCKEAGATTIIGVDINPSKFETGKKFGCTEFVNPKDHQEPIQNFLVSHVDGGLDYTFECVGNVNTMRSALEACHKGWGTSVIVGVAAAGQEISTRPFQLVTGRTWKGTAFGGWKSKDSVPMLVERYMNKKMMVDEFVTQRMPLDKINEAFQLMHEGKSIRSVVQL; from the exons ATGAGTGACACCGTAGGAAAg GTTATCACTTGCAAAGCTGCAGTGGCCTGGGAGGCGAAAAAACCTCTGGTCATCGAGGAGGTGCAGGTTGCCCCTCCGAAGGCGGGTGAAGTTCGCCTGAAGGTACTGGCCACCGGCGTGTGCCACACGGACGCCTACACCCTGGATGGCCACGACTCGGAGGGCAAGTTCCCCTGCATCCTCGGCCACGAGGGTGGTGGCATCGTCGAAAGCGTCGGCGACGGCGTCACTGAATTCCAAATTG GTGACCATGTCGTTCCCCTATACATTCCGCAGTGTCGCGATTGCAAGTTTTGCAAGTCTCCGAAGACAAATCTGTGCAGCAAAATCAGGACCACTCAGGGCCAGGGAGTGATGCCCGACGGCACCACCAGGTTCACCTGCAAAGGTTCAGAAGTGTTCCACTTCATGGGTTGCTCCACCTTCAGTGAATACACTGTTGTCTCTGAAATCTCACTGTGCAAG GTTGACCCGAAAGCCCCTCTGGACACTGTTTGCTTGCTTGGCTGCGGCATTTCCACCGGCTACGGCGCAGCCCTGAACACTGCCAAGGTCGAGCCAGGTTCCACGTGCGCCATTTTCGGCCTCGGAGCCGTCGGTCTGGCCGCTGCCATGGGCTGCAAGGAGGCCGGTGCCACCACCATCATCGGAGTGGACATCAAccccagcaaatttgaaaccG gCAAGAAGTTCGGCTGCACTGAGTTTGTAAATCCCAAGGACCACCAAGAGCCCATTCAAAACTTTTTGGTCTCTCACGTTGATGGGGGACTGGATTACACTTTTGAGTGTGTCGGCAATGTCAACACCATG AGGTCAGCTTTGGAGGCTTGCCACAAGGGCTGGGGCACGTCAGTGATTGTGGGAGTGGCAGCTGCCGGACAGGAGATTTCCACCAGACCCTTCCAGTTGGTGACAGGTCGCACCTGGAAGGGCACCGCCTTTGGAGGCTGGAAGAGCAAGGACAGCGTGCCGATGCTGGTTGAGCGCTACATGAATAAGAAAATGATGGTCGACGAATTTGTCACTCAACGCATGCCACTGGACAAAATCAATGAGGCATTCCAACTCATGCACGAGGGAAAAAG CATTCGAAGCGTGGTGCAACTGTAA